From a region of the Citricoccus muralis genome:
- a CDS encoding Bug family tripartite tricarboxylate transporter substrate binding protein: protein MAADHHATSGKPGIGMIIYGVIAALVIGAASFFSIQSATAGADLRSNLTLIAPAGAGGGWDGFTRSQQSAMRVNGIVNNAQVVNIPGAGGTIGLGRFSTMHGQADTLMATGSVMLGGIELNNSPVDLSDVRPIARLSDDFDAIVVPADSPYETIDDLVADWRKDPASFPWTGGSVGSIDHLIIAELALEAGIDPAEITYIPKTSGGEAIQTIASGTAKAATSGYNEFADQIEAGRIRALGISSPERLDGVDVPTITEQGYDVVMANWRGMLAAPGITDEQFEELEAIVTETTQTPEWRQALEDNQWTDSFMIGEEFEQFIAEDQEKIAALIEELDL, encoded by the coding sequence ATGGCAGCTGACCATCACGCCACATCAGGTAAACCCGGCATCGGCATGATCATCTATGGCGTGATAGCCGCCCTGGTGATCGGGGCGGCGTCGTTCTTCTCGATCCAGTCGGCCACCGCCGGGGCGGACCTTCGCAGCAATCTGACCCTGATCGCGCCGGCGGGCGCCGGCGGCGGCTGGGATGGGTTCACCCGCTCCCAGCAGTCCGCGATGCGCGTCAACGGGATCGTCAACAACGCCCAGGTCGTCAACATCCCGGGCGCCGGCGGCACCATCGGCCTCGGCCGGTTCAGCACCATGCACGGCCAGGCCGACACCCTCATGGCCACCGGCTCGGTGATGCTCGGGGGGATCGAACTGAACAACTCCCCCGTGGACCTCTCAGACGTGCGGCCCATCGCCCGACTCTCAGACGACTTCGATGCGATCGTCGTCCCGGCCGATTCACCCTATGAGACGATCGACGACCTGGTGGCGGACTGGCGGAAGGATCCCGCGTCCTTCCCGTGGACCGGCGGTTCGGTCGGCTCCATCGATCACCTGATCATCGCCGAGCTGGCCCTGGAGGCAGGCATCGATCCGGCCGAGATCACCTACATCCCGAAGACCTCCGGCGGGGAGGCGATCCAGACCATCGCCTCCGGCACCGCGAAGGCGGCGACCTCCGGATACAACGAGTTCGCGGACCAGATCGAAGCCGGCCGGATCAGGGCCTTGGGCATCTCCAGTCCTGAGCGGCTCGACGGCGTGGACGTCCCCACCATCACCGAGCAGGGGTATGACGTGGTGATGGCCAATTGGCGCGGCATGCTCGCCGCTCCGGGCATCACCGATGAGCAGTTCGAGGAGCTCGAGGCCATCGTCACGGAGACCACCCAGACGCCCGAGTGGCGTCAGGCCCTCGAGGACAACCAGTGGACCGACTCCTTCATGATCGGCGAGGAGTTCGAACAATTCATCGCCGAGGACCAGGAGAAGATCGCCGCCCTGATCGAGGAGTTGGACCTGTGA
- a CDS encoding universal stress protein: MSVLVGRTGSPEGRAAVDFAVAEATRRGEDLIIFDLDGGEGGSGASDSVAGLADHPALAGLAITHRQPDARGRDAAGDLLDVAEELNASVIVVGIKHRSPVGKLLLGSNAQEILLGASVPVIAVKVPRSP; this comes from the coding sequence ATGTCGGTATTGGTGGGGCGGACGGGTAGCCCGGAGGGCCGGGCGGCCGTGGATTTCGCGGTGGCCGAGGCCACGCGCCGGGGTGAGGATCTCATCATCTTCGACCTCGACGGCGGCGAGGGTGGGTCCGGAGCCTCGGACTCCGTTGCCGGACTGGCCGACCATCCTGCGCTGGCGGGCCTCGCGATCACGCACCGTCAGCCGGATGCCCGCGGTCGAGATGCCGCCGGTGACCTGCTGGACGTGGCCGAGGAACTGAACGCGTCCGTGATCGTGGTCGGTATCAAGCACCGCAGTCCGGTGGGCAAGCTGCTGCTCGGCTCGAACGCCCAGGAGATCCTATTGGGCGCCTCCGTCCCGGTGATCGCGGTCAAGGTTCCCAGGAGTCCCTGA